The genome window AAACCACACCTGTGGAACAGTGAACTTATTCGCAGTGTCAGCTGCAATTAATACAAAGGAATTCTGCAAACATGAAATGCTGGTTTCGAAACACAAATCAGTTCGCATTGCTTGGTTGAATTTTTGAGTTCCACAGTGTCGACGAGGAAAGCAGCATATAAAATCATGAAGCAGAAATCTGGTGTCATAAGGTATAACATAAAATCCCCAAGTTTTTCGTGTAAAATAATGTCATTCCAAACAGCAATCCGCAAATCATCTCAACATTCTGccagcatacaaatatatattatgCTTACAATTTGGCTACTATATTACATCTACACAGAATAAGGCATATAACAAGTTTGCTACAAAAGTGTGATTGATATTTGTTATTTAAGATGACAAGTTCATCATCAACAAATTTACATAATTGAAAGAAGTTAAGGGAAAAAAAGAACAGAAGCAATCCTTTTGGATCCAAATAAAAGCGCTCCCATCTCAACCTCTTTTTAAGTCCACCTCAGTGAGTGTACATCATGCATGGGGTAAGCAAAGCATTCAGCACATCATATCTGCACATATTTACCATTCCTGAATGATACCAACAAAGACAAAATTTAAGTACAAAGTTGACATATATCAACCTCTGATGCTGTGCTATGCTTAGTTTATCAAATTTCTAGACGATACCTGATGTCGTAAGCATACAACTAAGAAAAATATGTCGATCAACCAGATGCAACCGAAGTATTGTAGATTAAGCAATGGCTATGCGTCTAGAGATTACAAGTAGCGTTGTATATGTCAATACAAAAAGATGGGTGCTAAAAGTTCTAATTTCTGATCGTTAACATGCAATCCAAGACAGACTGTAGATTCACTGAAACCTCAGCAAACAAACTGGAGATTGGATTTAAATGGCATGTTTTAGAAACTCATTCCAGGTTTACCATAATGATCCTTACAAAAGGAACCTGATATGGCCAACATTTGAGGCCAATTGAGATACGCAACGCAAATCCCAATCAGCTGGACCCTCCCTGTCAGCATAAGCCGGAGAGAATAATATTCCTCGATATTTCTTGTTCCAAGAAAATTCTCCtctactctataaataggagttcaTTTTTTATCCTAGCATAAGACCTCGAGATGAATTGAATGTCGAAGGAGCATCCACCTCCTCAAACTCCACGAAGGACTCGTGTAAGGTAAGTCATCCTAAAGGAGAATCCACCTCCTCAAACTCCAGTTCTCAGTATGTGACAGCCTTCCGGAAGTGGACCAGGTCGCTCAATTCAATGATGTTGATCGATGACTAATTTTGTcacccaaggttcgcaataccgtaccataccggtatttcgacctgggctcggtaccggtacggtacggtataccgagtggtacacccaggtgtggcgagtactgtagcactactacattgctacagtgcactcggaccggtaacatacagtccgcgtaccgacaacctgtcggaccggtacataccgcccgtacagtTTTGGCCCTAAAAACAGTGTCACATAAAACCGAGATCAAAAACTCCCTCGAGAACATGTCAATGAGAAGTCTCCTCATCAAACCCTTGTGATGATGACCAGCATTGTCTTAGGGGCAACATATGCTTGAGGCTGGACCTCGCTTGAAGGTCCAAGGACACACACATCCACTTGCCCAAGTCGACAAGATGATTGTTGTCCAGTTGACCGCATTAAAGATGGTCATCATCCAATCGGTCGCTTCGTCAAGTTGATCATCCTGAATTTTGATGCCATAATGTCAAGGCAACCACATCAAAATCAAGTTGGTCACATCATCATGTTGCTCCTGCCTTCACATTAGTGATCCCATCAAGATGGCCATCATCGAGTTGGTCACAATATCAAGCCACACATCTCGGTTCTAAGCAAGTCAGCAGGTTGCCTAACTTGCATTTAGTTGCATGACAAAGAAGGCAAGACATTTGCGGAGAAGATGCCAAAATCGGGGAGTTCCCCACTTGCCATCGACTTGCTCCCAACTTTACCATGTCGCGAAGCACGCTCCCTACCTACTGACGACTACACCCTTGAGTCAATTGTGCTATCAATATAATTGCTTCCTCAAGACGACCTCAAGCCGACCATGACATCAAGTTGATCATGCTTCGATCATGTCCTAAAGTCGATCGTTGTGTCTACAAGTTGATCGCGAACTCATGGAAATTGCATCTTCACACTGGCCACGTCCTTAAGTCATACATACCCTCAAATAGGTCGTGCACTCGAGATGGTCACACTATCAAGATGGTTGCATCTCCAAGTCAACTCCTTGTTCAAAATGACTGCACCCTCAAGTCAGTTGTCCTCAAGTCAACCGAGCTCCCAAGTCGATCATCCTTAGTTCAGACACACCGTCACATTTGTTGTGCCTTCAAGTTGGTCCTCTTTATGTCAATGGCAACCTAATAGTAGACCTCTAGTAGCATTTTTCCTCCTCCCCCATGGCGATATACCAATACTACAACAATCCTATAGATTATTCAAATTGTTCTAGACTGAGATTAAATCCTTGGTCCAATAATAGCCTTGGACATCTATCCTCTAATTTTTCCTCCTAGGCAACAGGACCCTAGTAAACACTTGGCCTAGAACCTTCTTATTTTGCTTGAATAGCTACTTCTTGGATATTTGATATTTTTGAGTGCAAAATTTCTTTCTTTAGTCTACATCACTAACTAAGAAAACATTAAACTACTACCTTGCACTTTAATTGTAAATTCATCATGTTAATTTAAAAAACACTTAAAAGACATTAAAATCTCCGATTAACATGATCCAGCAGGAATCACGATAAGAGTATCTATATCTTGAATCTTGACACCCATTATTCTGAGAGAACctttaatttttaatttcttaGTAAGATCTATTACATAAACCAAATTTCTCTTGTAAAAAAAAAGCACCATAGGTGTATGTCATCACATCAAAATCCAGAATTTTGATGAGAAAAAACTTCCTACTCAACTTAGAGCAAAATATCTAGATAAGAAATCAAATAATTGTAAATGCCAATTTCAGATATACGGACCCAAGGACCATTGTATGTTTATTGTACTAAGGATTCATTGTGGAAAATCAAGCAATCAAATCTTTGATGGTCATACCTGTCCAATAAAGGATTCTGTTGTCAATAATGTCAAGCTTGCAACAGAAATCAGTTACTAGTTAATCCaagtcaaaatgaaaaaaaaaaatgaattggtTCTGACTGCTAATGAGGTCACGCTCAATCTTACTCAACCAACGACAATGGTTCCTATTTTGGTTCCTTATTAGCTGGCTTAGTTCTATCGGATCAACGATACTTTCTAAGCCCAAACATCTCATGCAGAATCTTATCATCTATAATGCCTTAATATCAATTTCTCAGCAGCAACAAAAGTAAGTAGAAGGAAAACCCAGAGCGACTTTAACTAATAGTCCGAGGCAAAAATATCCAAGAAAAGGAAAGACATCATCTAGTAAACCACATATTATTTTGGAGATAAAATATCACAAAAGGCTTATTGGACTGATAATACCGCATTTTCGTCTCGTTGGTGAAACATAGTGTAAAAGACTAGAGTACAATTATGCAAGTATAGTTAAATTCATAAATTTCATTTAGATGACTATTTCTCTATTTGTGATGCATCTTGTCATTTCCTTCTGAACTGTAATAGGTTTAAAACAATCCCCCCTGAATAAATTTACTGTGACTAGCTATCGGGCACCAAGTTTAGATAATTAACATCAGGTCTGAAACAGCCATAAAATTCATATATTGCATGGTGCCGACCAAACTTCATTTGCAAAAGGCTTGCAAAAGTGAGGTTGGTCAAGATTCCTTCGACATTGAAaatactagaaaaaaaaaaacttccttGCATTATTTAAATTTACTGATTGTTCACCAATTCACAAATTAAACATGCTATTCATTACTAAAAAAAAACTTTGCAAGTCACAAGATGGATGACTTGTAATTTGTCATGCCTATTGTGATCAAATCTTTTCATGATTTCCTTCTTTCATTTGCATCTTCACCAAGGTTGTTTCTACTTTCTAATACACCAATTATTCAATGTTACTGATTTTAACAAGCAATGGATAGCTTTATTTCATAACATATAGTAATGCCCAACATGCATAGATACACACATCAGGATGATTATAATATCATCTAATCATGTGAAGTTATCAGCAAACTGATAAATTTGACTAATTATGACTTGCTCAACCTGATAGAAGTGGGACACAAATACACTAGTGTTTAGTACCATAAAAATGCTATACTCCTAATtcctaatatcaatatatcatcTAATCATAAGTGAAGCAATCAGCAAACTGCTAAATTTGACAAGTATGACTTGCTAAACAAATGAGAGGTGGAACAAATATGTACTACCTTTAGTGATTAATACCAGAAGCATGTCCAGATTTTTGGATGAAGCTCAATTAGGACTGGAAGTTGCACAACAAGGTGCCGATGAAGTACCATCACTTGGATGACTGTCAACACGATTCCCAGTAACCCCTTCGTTATTCACTTCTGAAGCTGAGTGAACTTCAGCATCATGAAATGTGAAAACATTGGTTCTATTTTCTCTTGTCTCTAGGCGATCTACCATGCGTGAGGATGTATCAACACCAGCATTAACGTCACTCCTAGCTTCTGAACCAAGATCTGCCACAGAACTGTTACGAGAAAAGAGCCTCTCCCTCCATCCTCGAGTACTCTTGGTGATAGACTCTTTATACCTAATTCGcagtaaaatgcatgttccaattcctCACACCTTCTAGGCAACTGAAAAATAGCAAATAAACTTTGATATACCTCATCGAAACAGAATTCAAACGAGATCTCAGAGATTCTGAGAAAGATTGCAAATCTGATGGTCCTGGTCTGTCATGAACAATTGGAGAAGACTGGCCAGCAAAGGTCCTGTATAAAAAATGACCATGATATGGATGTCCTATAAGGTaaaaaaatgagagaaaaaagCTAGACATAAATATATAGACATATGATCCCAAAGAGCACCTGCTAGCGGAAAGTCTGGGCCTGCTCTGGCTGGTAGTAATTTCAGTAGCTATTGCAGCACTCCTCTCACCTTGAGCTAGATTTATATGTGTTCCTTGGCTTGAAGATTCCTCTGTTGGAGCATTTAGAACAGATGATGGGCTGGCAGCAATTATAGCAGGGATCGATTCATTATCTCCTCCTTGTGCCGAAGAAGATCGATAGCCAATATAGGGTGCATTTTGATGTGGAGAGAAAACCAGAAACTGTGAGTGCCGATGAGATCCTCCCCTACCGCGATGCCCTTCTCTCCTAGAAATATGATGCACTCTTCCCATCGCCGCAGCAGCCGCTAAATGCTGCATTATGCGCTCTTCAAGTTCTGTGTCATTTCCACCCAACTGCAATATGGATCATAGAACTTTTAATCATCTGTAATTTAATTAGATGCACTACAAAGAAAAATAATCAACAGAATCACCCACATGCTGCAGGTCAAAATCTCCAAGTGCTGGGTGACGAAATATAGTTGCAGTTCGTGTTTGGTTTATTCTAATGTTCCTCTCACGTTCCACAGCCTCAAGGAGTTCCTGGCTGCCATAATCAGCATCAAATACTCAACTGATCAGAACAACTTCATTTTTGAAACGAGTAAAATATATCTCACAATAATGTGTTGCATCAAATTAAACCTTGTCGGATCCTTCAAAGAGATAGACTGCCAGCACATAGGACATTGAGAACTTCTCTGACACCTGCAAGCAAAAATCTTCCATGAAAATTATACATTTTAGTGGATATTGACAATTCATGCAACATACACCTTTTGCACCTCCGAGtttcaaaaggagaagaaaaagaaaggcacACCATAAATCATAGAGACTTAGTGGATTTCATCATATATGCAGGTGGTAACTACATTCAGCATTGTAAATACCCAACATGCAGCAACATTCAGCAAAACGAAAAGCAATAGAACTTAACCTAGCTTACaaaaagaattggaatttacaccaAGAACAAGAAAAGTAATTTCATAATGACCAAACATAAGAAACAGATAGCACATGCTTAGTGAGGTGAAAAGAGTAACATGACAAGGTCTTGTTCATTTGACCATAAAATGCTCCAAAAGGACAATGGTCATGACCCTACACATACCTGACTAATCGGTTCTCCACCTACAGATACATAACACAGGAAACAAAGATAACTAGTAGAAGAGACTATACCACTCGAGAATGCACTGGAGATGGAACTCATGCTTGCATCCAGTAACCTAAACAAGCAACATTAAATgtaaaacaataagaaaattagtcAGATCGATGGAAAGAAACCGTAAAACTATCATCACTGCGGAAAGGTCCACCGAACCACATACCGTCGAAGGATCGCTCTCACAGAACTCTTCAAGACAAATGCTGCAGGCGTCATCGCAAGAATCTTGGATGCCCCCTTCGACAAAAGCAGCAGCTGAGGACAGATGTTTCTCCATCTTCGCAGTCTCCTCCTCCATCGCTAAACAcgacaagagaaagaaaaggaaaacagaccCTCAAATCGATTAATAGCCGTAAACCGGTGAATATCTAACACGTGTCACCACTAAAATTCCACCAATACCAATCATCGACAATCACCAAGCACGTAATATTCATATAAAATTCATTGAAATTCAACCAAAATAACAAGGCGTAATCATCAACCCCGTATAGTCCAGCATCTTCAGCCATAATTGCTGCGATTCGATCAAGAACCAGAAAAACCGAGGCGTAAAGAAGGGGAAAACAAATCAGATCAGATCCCCGAGGCAAGATCGATAAACACGGAGGAATGAAGCTATACCTAAGGCGAATCGCCAAAGATCAGAGCCGGAATCGACGAATCGAGGGTTCTCCGGCTCGAAATCAGGAGAGGCGCGAGGCGACTCGTTCgggtggggggtgggggcgaTGGGGGAAACCCTACGGATGGAGGGAGACGCTCTGTTCGCTCGTCCCCTCTTCCCTTCACGCTCAGGAAGGAGGAGATGAGGAAGAAGAAATTGTAGGAGAGCGCATCGATTGGGCTAATAATTAGCGAACGAATCAGAGGCAAAGGCGGCCTTCTTTTCCACCGTTTGACCGGCTCAGCGAATGGGGTACGGTGGGAGCGAATTCCAACGGCGGTCGCAACAAGCATGCGGGCCCAAGAGCCCCAACCGATCGATTGGTGCAAACGGTGGGCCCAACGTGGGTCCCGACGCTGTTGGGTCGCCTTCGCGTGGGGTCCGCGCACACCCACTTGGAGCaatcacattattattattattattattagaatatTGTATTATTTTTAGAATACTGTTGATAGATAAAATGTATCCTTAATAATGTTTGTTATATGCCATAAGACCAAAGTTTtcgtttatatttatatttattattattattattattagaatatttgtattatttttagaaTACTGTTGGTATATAAAATTTATCCTTAATAATGTTATATGCCATAAGACCAAAGTTTccgtttatatttattattaatgtgGGCCCGGCTGTATAATGTGACCAAGAGATGTCCCACATGGAACCGTCTCATAATGTTGATGATGAGGGCCATTAAATACAGGTATTAGTAAGTCAAGCCTTTCTACATAAGATCATGTTCACATAATCACGTGTTCAAAGGTCATAAGTCATATAATTTCATttcattatttaaattaaaattccttcataagtatatatatatatatatatatatatatatatatatatatatatatatatatatatatatataatctctatCAAATTTCAtgggatgattttttttcttatgaaaaatagataaaaaaaaattgaaggaattttaatttaaaataattaaaattatgcatgtattGTTGAACGCAACAGAGTGAGTTTGATGGAACGAATAGACGACACATTGTTTCGACAAAGGATTTTGTGATTCGAGTTATTATATCAAACACTTGTGGGAAAGAAAAGAATGTCCATCTTTTTTGCTTGCAGAACCACCACCGGAGTCCTTCCACTTCTTCCATCAACCCTTCATCGTCCCCATCTCACTTCTTAGTAACAGTCACAGCAGAACAGTAGGAAAAGATCCGaccctgtctctctctctctcttttgcagAGTCTGTTCTCATTGACTCCTTTGCGAGAGGCTTCGCCAAAACCCAGTGCCGTAGAACTTCGCCACCATCTCCTTCTCTAGTTCCGCGAACTCCGGCGACAGCGATTTCGCCAGCCATGGCTCCTCGGAGCCGGAGCTCGCTAGGGGGAACCCGCCAAGGTAAAGACTGAGGTCGTCGTCATCGTCGTAAAAGGCGTCGACCTCCGGCCTCCAAATGCTGGATTTGGTCTTCGCGCTCCTGGGCCAGCGTTTCCGCCACCGCCGCACGAGCCCCGCCGGCACCACGACGATGAGGTTCGCGAGGCCACAGGGGCAGCAGCAGAGAGCCGCGCACCCAGCCGCGGTGGAACCGGCCACCTCCGCCAGCCGGGGCCCTGGCTTTTGCGGCTCCTTGATGATCAGCGTCCGCCGGCGGGTCTCGGGAAAGGTAGCGGCAGGGAGGGCGGGCGTCGCCGGCGAAGGACGGAGGGGAGGTCGGACCGACTTCTGCGCCATCTTCCCCCTTCCTCCGATCGTAATCAGACGGTTCGAACGCCGGAAACAAGCGATCTCATACAATAAAGGTCTCACCTGGCGAAGCGGCGTTCTGATGGCAGGGTGGCACCATGCTCAGGGATTCCGATTCCGGCGATCTCGCTTTCCTCCGCCGGCAACTTCGGGAAATGGAGAACGAGAAGGAAGGCAAATCGAAACGTGAAGCGAACGCAAGAAAGTTCGGCGAGCGCGACAGGGAAGACCGGAGAGGAACCGCCATTTTATAGTCGACTCGGTTCGAGAGCACACCCTTGGCCACGTCACCCCGTGTGGAGAAAGAGAAAGgcggaccccacagagcgggaaGCAGTGTGTTTCGCGTGTACGAATATGCGATCAGGAGAGATCGTTGACCGAGATGTCCAAATGCCGAGTCGGATTCGCCTCGTCACACGTCAGATCGACGCGACCGGTCGGTCGGCAGTCTTGCCCCGCGGCGTTCACGCGACACGTgcgggaaaaaaaaaggagaaagaagataAGGTTGACTTGGAACTCATGCCGCCGCTCTCTCTGTTCAAAACCGACTGCCGTGCATGTGTTTGTGTTTATGTCTGTTCCTTGCTAAGACGAGAAATGCGCACAGGGTTGAAACTCCTGACCTGGAAACCAGAAAAATCCATGGCATCGTTCGATTTGGTATGTGAAGATTATAGCGAAGCGCAGAaccaaaaaattacattgattaAGGCCAAATGTGGAGAGAAGGAAGAAGGTGGAGTTCTTCTTCCTGGAGCTCAATTCTGCACTGCTGCCGCCGGCTTCGTCGTCAAGCCAAAACCAAAGGGGAACAGTGGGTCGTAGCTCTTATCACCGACGTTCATGGGGAGCTGCTCCACCGACTTGAACCAGGTGCGAGGAAGCTTTCCCGTGAACCCGAAGTCCCCGAAGAGGACGTCGGCCACGCCTTGACCTTCGGAGCCCGGCAGCCATGCAGCCACCAACGCGTCCATCACCGGGAGGTACGGCTGGATGACGACGGGCCGGCCGGAGATGAGTACCACCACGCACCGCACGGCGCCGCAGACCGTCTGGATCGTGCTCGGGCCTGGTTCGGGAATGGTGAGGTTGAGGCTGTCGCCCGCGGTCTCGGCGTAGGGTGGCTCCCCGACGACGACAATGGCGTAGGAGAAGTGATTGCTCTGCACGAGATCAGCATCGGGCTTCTCGGAGAACACGACATTGGTTGCCGGGTCAACCGTGGATCTAATGGCGTCCAGGATTGTGGTACCTGCAAAGAAGAACATGAGCTTGGATCACTAGGCAGTAGCTGATACAGCAACCatgaaatgagagagagagagagagagagagagagagagagagagagagagagagggagagagaagcaAGGGGAAGAATCGGGACAAACCACCGGTGATGTTGCCACTGCCTCCTTGCCACTCTATAGTCCAACCGCCACACTGGTAACCTATGTTATCAGCATGACTTCCGGCGACGAGGATCTTATCAGCCTTCTTAGGCAAAGGCAGCAATGGCTCGTTGCTCGATTTCCCATTTTTCAGCAGCACCAGTGACTTCCTGACGGCTTCTCTTGCCAATTCCCTATGCTCCTGCGGGCATCCAAGGAGTTGTGTCAGGAGAAACTGCTGCATTGTATCTTCTAAATCATCTCTGACCGCAAGCGAAGGAAACAACAGCAGCAGACATTACCTGTTTCCCGATTTGATCGCCTAAGCTGGGATCAGGCAGAGGGTTCTCGAAGAGGCCTAAGACAAATTTCACCCTCAAGATCCTTCTTACGGCATCGTTGATTCGTTTCATCGGGATAACCTTTTGATTCACGAGATTTGTCAGAGTACCAATGAACGCAGGATAGTCATATGGAACCATCACCTGTAAAGAGCGCACAGCATCAACGAGAACGTCAGCCTTTGCCACAGCATCAACAAGAACGTTAATGCTACTCTTCAGGATCAGCTCACCATATCAAGGCCTGCAGTAATGGAAGCTTGAACAGAGTAGGTGTAATTTGCACCAGGCGGAGTGGTGATCCGGTCGATGCCCTGCCAGTCTGAGATCACAAACCCCTGATGGCATATTCCAGACACGGTGAGTAAAAGGGGAACAGATACGGTGTGACAGAGAAAACCACATACATCCCCCCCTACCTTGAAACCAAGCTTCTTCTTGAGGTGGCCGGTGACCAGGCGACGGTTGGCATGCATTTTAACTCCATTCCAGCTTGAATAGGAGACCATGACGGTGGACACACCCTTGGCGATGGAGTCGATGTAAGCAGGCATATGAATGCCGAGGAGTTCGTGGGCATCGATGATAGTGTTGTTCTCATCGATTCCTTTCTGCGTCCCACCATCGCCAACAAAGTGCTTGGAGCAAGCTGCCACGTTGTTCCTGACACAAAAGAAGATAGAGAAACCACGAGAAGGAATTATCTTCCGCCGCAGACGATCAAAATGCCGCATGATACGTCCGACCCAGTGAGCAGAAGGTGGACGAGAAGAATCCTTACTTTCCTGCAACATAGGGAAAGTCCTTCGCGTAGTTCGGAGGGACATCTCCCTGTAAACCAGGAATGAGTTCTGTCATCGCCTGCACAACCCCGTGGTCCTCGCTGTAGCTCTCGTAGCACCTGCCCCATCTTGGATCCCTACAAACCTGATGAGCAAGAACAAGCAAGATACAGTAAAACAGCAGAGGAATCGTGTTTCTACTGTTCCGATTCGATCGTAGTCCAGAATCGCTTACCGCAATGCAAGGCGCAAAAGCATAAGGAATGCCAGTCGCTCTAACTTCGAGTGCGGTTGCCGCACCAATCCTCTTCACAAGTCCAGGATCCCTGCGGATCATGATTTCCGAGTATAATGTCAAGCTCAAGAATCCAAGAGAGGTTATAGTTTCTGATCAACAGAACATGGAGAAATCTAAACCCAGAGAGCAGCTATCAACGTGCTTGCCTTGTGGCTCCGAGGCCAATGTTGTGAGGAAATATGGTTGCATTGTAGACATTGTTGTGGCCGTGAACGGCATCGATCCCATAAATCATGGGAATTCCCAAGCGTGTTGACAGGCAGGCCTTCTGAAACGTAGTGATCATCTCCACCCAATCCTTGGCAGAGGCCTGAGGTGCAGGAACGCTTCCCCCTCCACTGAGTATGCTGCCTGTATGACGTCTCCTCTCGTTGTGTCACATTACATTTGTACGACTGAATGTACGATGAACGCATCAGTTAGCACTCTCACCTATAAAGTAGTCTTTCAAGACTCGAGAGGAGGCGTTTGCTCGCTCGATTTGTGTCATCTGACCGATCTTCTCAGCGAGAGTCATGCGCTTCATCAGATCTTTTATTCGAACATTCACCGCCTGTTTAGGATCTTTGTACTTCATATATTCTGCTTGTGTAGTCGCTGCCCAACACAATAGGAACACGAGCCCCAGCATTGGTATCCGGCGAGCTGCCATCTTGACGCGAATCCTTTCGACGAGAACCTGATCTCACGATTCATGAAATGAGAAGAAAGACAGCAAAAGATGAAAGAACATGCAAAAGGGGTTGAGCCAAAAACCGAGAGTTGTGATACGATCAAGCAAGTCAAAAACGGAGAGTTGCAGAGGAAAGCTGAAGAACGAGAGCGGCAACACTTTTGCGTAAGAGAAAATAGCAGGCACCGATGGTAGGACGCCAAACACCACCAAACCAGGAGAGCAAGGAATGCGACGAACGATCATGACAAAACCGAAAAAAAGCTGATGCCTTTCTCGAGTACTTTCTCCGTTGGTTGAGAAAGCATAAATTCCGAATTCTTTGCTTGACATTGTGACAATGGTAACACAAGCAAAATCATAAAAGGGGCTATTGATTGATCCGAGAAGAAACATTTGGGGAGAAAGTGGACACTACCATCTTGTGGTTCTTAATACAAATAATAAGCTTAACTCGAGAAATCCATGCTATCTTATTCGAAATTTGTTCCTCGTAAGATCTGAAGGGTGGGGGGGGGGAGAAGAAAAATCACCATCAAAACACATTTCTTTCCTAAACAAAAGAGACAACTTTAACGACAAGAAAGATCTCCGGAGACCCAAAATATTTCCAGAAAACCTGAAATTTGACATCGAGAAAAGGGTGACAACAGTACTCACAGGAGAATTCAGGAGGAGGACAGAAGACCCTGCAAAACCAATTCTGAATGGGAGAAGCGAGATTACAGCGTTGAAATGGTTAACAAACGTTTATCTTTAAAGA of Musa acuminata AAA Group cultivar baxijiao chromosome BXJ2-3, Cavendish_Baxijiao_AAA, whole genome shotgun sequence contains these proteins:
- the LOC103979786 gene encoding E3 ubiquitin-protein ligase RHF2A, which produces MEEETAKMEKHLSSAAAFVEGGIQDSCDDACSICLEEFCESDPSTVTGCKHEFHLQCILEWCQRSSQCPMCWQSISLKDPTSQELLEAVERERNIRINQTRTATIFRHPALGDFDLQHLGGNDTELEERIMQHLAAAAAMGRVHHISRREGHRGRGGSHRHSQFLVFSPHQNAPYIGYRSSSAQGGDNESIPAIIAASPSSVLNAPTEESSSQGTHINLAQGERSAAIATEITTSQSRPRLSASRTFAGQSSPIVHDRPGPSDLQSFSESLRSRLNSVSMRYKESITKSTRGWRERLFSRNSSVADLGSEARSDVNAGVDTSSRMVDRLETRENRTNVFTFHDAEVHSASEVNNEGVTGNRVDSHPSDGTSSAPCCATSSPN
- the LOC103979785 gene encoding uncharacterized protein LOC103979785, with translation MAQKSVRPPLRPSPATPALPAATFPETRRRTLIIKEPQKPGPRLAEVAGSTAAGCAALCCCPCGLANLIVVVPAGLVRRWRKRWPRSAKTKSSIWRPEVDAFYDDDDDLSLYLGGFPLASSGSEEPWLAKSLSPEFAELEKEMVAKFYGTGFWRSLSQRSQ
- the LOC135608518 gene encoding uncharacterized protein LOC135608518, with translation MAARRIPMLGLVFLLCWAATTQAEYMKYKDPKQAVNVRIKDLMKRMTLAEKIGQMTQIERANASSRVLKDYFIGSILSGGGSVPAPQASAKDWVEMITTFQKACLSTRLGIPMIYGIDAVHGHNNVYNATIFPHNIGLGATRQAQTITSLGFLSLTLYSEIMIRRDPGLVKRIGAATALEVRATGIPYAFAPCIAVCRDPRWGRCYESYSEDHGVVQAMTELIPGLQGDVPPNYAKDFPYVAGKNNVAACSKHFVGDGGTQKGIDENNTIIDAHELLGIHMPAYIDSIAKGVSTVMVSYSSWNGVKMHANRRLVTGHLKKKLGFKGFVISDWQGIDRITTPPGANYTYSVQASITAGLDMVMVPYDYPAFIGTLTNLVNQKVIPMKRINDAVRRILRVKFVLGLFENPLPDPSLGDQIGKQEHRELAREAVRKSLVLLKNGKSSNEPLLPLPKKADKILVAGSHADNIGYQCGGWTIEWQGGSGNITGGTTILDAIRSTVDPATNVVFSEKPDADLVQSNHFSYAIVVVGEPPYAETAGDSLNLTIPEPGPSTIQTVCGAVRCVVVLISGRPVVIQPYLPVMDALVAAWLPGSEGQGVADVLFGDFGFTGKLPRTWFKSVEQLPMNVGDKSYDPLFPFGFGLTTKPAAAVQN